The Schizosaccharomyces pombe strain 972h- genome assembly, chromosome: I genome contains a region encoding:
- a CDS encoding ornithine cyclodeaminase family protein, whose protein sequence is MSGSCQFLSRETLSSSLGWIPLINALREIFTENVVCPTRLHYPIDEDNPSSTANNILLIMPCWIPGKFLGVKQVNVFPENTKHGLPSLSSHYLLSDATTGCHLAQLDGNELTSRRTAAASALASSYLSKEDSTSLLIIGSGKVAEKLIHAHCSVRPIRSVRIWNHRFESAKSLASRASKELPSIQIDAVPIQNLENAVKCSDIISSATLSKKPIIVGSWINPGTHIDLVGGFTPHMHEADSKCIQISNVFVDTRKGALHEAGDLLTPIKEGLFSPNEVIADLFDLCNNKHSGRSQLKNPAEAITLFKSVGDSREDLAAASLAYKVHNKSS, encoded by the coding sequence atgtCGGGTTCCTGTCAATTTCTTTCGAGAGAAACACTTAGCTCATCGTTGGGTTGGATTCCTCTTATAAATGCCTTACGAGAAATATTTACTGAGAATGTCGTCTGTCCGACGAGATTACATTACCCAATTGATGAAGATAATCCTAGCAGTACTGCGAACAACATCCTTTTGATTATGCCTTGTTGGATTCCGGGAAAATTTCTCGGTGTAAAACAAGTAAACGTATTCCCTGAAAATACCAAACACGGTCTTCCGAGCCTTTCCAGTCACTATCTATTGAGTGATGCTACAACAGGTTGCCATCTTGCTCAGCTTGATGGAAATGAACTTACTTCACGACGAACAGCTGCTGCCTCTGCACTAGCTTCTTCTTACTTATCCAAGGAAGATTCAACTTCACTTCTTATAATAGGATCAGGCAAGGTAGCAGAGAAGCTAATTCACGCACATTGTTCTGTAAGACCAATCCGCAGTGTACGAATTTGGAACCATCGCTTTGAATCAGCAAAATCTTTGGCAAGCCGAGCCTCAAAAGAACTCCCGTCTATTCAGATAGATGCTGTTCCTATACAAAACTTAGAGAATGCTGTTAAATGCAGTGACATAATATCCTCAGCTACATTGAGCAAAAAGCCAATAATTGTAGGTTCATGGATTAACCCTGGCACACATATTGACCTTGTTGGAGGGTTCACACCGCATATGCACGAAGCAGATTCAAAATGTATACAAATATCTAATGTTTTTGTAGATACGAGGAAAGGTGCTTTGCATGAAGCCGGTGATCTGCTAACTCCAATTAAAGAAGGATTGTTCTCTCCAAATGAAGTAATAGCCGATCTTTTTGATCTATGCAACAATAAACATAGCGGACGCTCACAACTGAAAAATCCTGCTGAAGCGATTACATTGTTTAAATCTGTTGGTGATTCGAGGGAAGATCTTGCAGCTGCTTCCTTGGCTTACAAAGTACACAATAAATCAAGCTAA